The following are from one region of the Coffea eugenioides isolate CCC68of chromosome 2, Ceug_1.0, whole genome shotgun sequence genome:
- the LOC113759776 gene encoding glycine-rich protein 2-like, with the protein MPETRMSSDEGRGEFTSGLKDGRGRKWLLKEGGEQRQNERAKGHIKWFNDQKGSGFITPTDEGKYLFVHHSGIKAGSGGFRSLGEYEIIKFEVEQGGDGRTKAIDITDPDEGPVQGGNEQRTEEKKLGRIEGELLEKNRGGYG; encoded by the exons ATGCCCGAGACGCGGATGAGCTCTGATGAAGGACGAGGTGAGTTCACCTCGGGCTTGAAggatggccgag GAAGAAAATGGCTGCTGAAAGAGGGTGGTGAGCAGAGGCAAAACGAGAGAGCAAAGGGCCATATCAAGTGGTTCAATGACCAGAAAGGCTCTGGATTCATCACTCCTACTGACGAAGGTAAATATTTGTTCGTCCACCACTCTGGGATTAAGGCCGGCAGTGGAGGGTTTCGCAGTCTGGGCGAGTATGAAATCATCAAGTTTGAAGTGGAGCAAGGTGGTGATGGCCGTACCAAGGCCATTGATATCACTGACCCAGATGAGGGACCTGTTCAGGGAGGAAATGAGCAACGGACGGAGGAGAAGAAGCTAGGGAGAATAGAGGGAGAGCTTTTGGAGAAAAACAGAGGAGGCTACGgctaa